From Clarias gariepinus isolate MV-2021 ecotype Netherlands chromosome 2, CGAR_prim_01v2, whole genome shotgun sequence, one genomic window encodes:
- the prr33 gene encoding adhesive plaque matrix protein encodes MAVNIRNVAQAGLLSQQYPPPLLPKPGKENVRLQKLLKKSAKKKAAVQSSQTAAPFRSCLSPVTEASPDLEYSDHSTPPRTPETPIYGGTLHPRFNIRPLYQHSPSPYPHQGSSSYITPASFSPLPYVTPHHSGNLFSYSTAPTPAGIPLVPSYKATSITVTSVTPTTEIIRPTATIPIFVAVKQTNNVLATPTFIISKAASPQPTLKPLFDVPQITNYTSKTATLKTSQYISSPTTQRRTLIAEVLRGPTPTFEVRRIVTPTSELKRDKTPTREIKRVSTPTSETKRGVTPTSEIKRGTTPTSEIKRGLTPTSEIKRVLTPTTEIKYDEMPKTEIKMGVTPTSEIKRGTTPISEIKSGITPTSEIKSGITPTSEIKSGVTPTLEVTSEMISDTTSIYKIKTVTTSALEVKRGTTPTSEISDATVTTEQRRGRTLTRTRTPTFDHSPSKTSTGRPKTPSYHVSPARTPVLEISRPNPLLFAVSPVYMEGRRSKTPTSSLVGPSEEIPQETEKIKKTYLTESIQNGEVHIKTLEARQTSEKPKEAEILKPKLTVQSISKATENTKAQSPKASVHEAPKPLTPTVEHRSPKIPDSEFSEPAKPLLGNQRPTVPPVAGQRPRTPTSKSKYYGLTPSEYVAFGGIQSYTPAFGISRAISPTTVEYKSPEQSTDIPVLKEKPESPKTPVDKVSLSMTPAIDKNGTSSAPAPEMLAAIMPTVAAEVKLEHVIATSEKMETKEKATGVSGVKIPTIVVSKVDTPPSDALVTVTTLPVTQRVRTPTHETIKPKTVQSGSLKKTTKPDTQPTSPSLKVVKSVTPDQNADESTKPTKIGKMTQKKTEPRISLLEKIKEQKSLSTKDIPSTKAHEIPVSEKPEGKPLVKPKDDQKNLKPGEDDLSSPKESISKDAKPAVKNEVETAEPLLKAFQKPKGMKSRLSGWSRLKKHMVVEIEEPKFPVTEPELKKDALDGTAQEASEQENQCKETDKTSEAESKDAPRATKMWDAILFQMFATKESIMQQIEASKTEEQKKAEAKSDSPKEIPAFAHRLPVLLYSPRFDARKLKEAAARPMTKIATVFEMGLIGRKNKEEEPKDFNRIARGFFNK; translated from the coding sequence ATGGCTGTAAATATCCGCAACGTTGCCCAAGCAGGCCTGCTTTCCCAGCAGTACCCACCCCCACTACTTCCTAAACCTGGAAAAGAAAATGTCCGGCTCCAGAAGTTACTTAAGAAAAGTGCTAAGAAAAAAGCTGCTGTCCAGTCTTCTCAAACAGCAGCCCCTTTCCGCTCATGTCTCTCTCCAGTAACTGAGGCCAGTCCTGACCTGGAGTACAGTGACCACTCAACTCCACCCAGGACACCAGAAACACCTATCTATGGAGGTACTCTGCATCCACGGTTTAACATCAGGCCATTGTATCAGCATTCACCATCCCCCTACCCTCATCAGGGTAGCAGTTCTTACATCACACCAGCAAGCTTCTCCCCACTGCCCTATGTTACACCGCACCATTCAGGGAATCTATTTTCTTACTCAACTGCTCCTACTCCTGCTGGTATTCCACTTGTTCCTTCATATAAAGCAACATCTATAACTGTTACATCTGTAACTCCCACAACAGAGATAATCCGGCCTACTGCTACAATACCAATTTTTGTGGCAGTGAAGCAAACAAATAATGTACTGGCTACACCTACTTTTATCATCTCTAAAGCTGCAAGTCCTCAGCCAACATTAAAACCTTTGTTTGATGTTccacaaattacaaattatactTCTAAGACAGCAACATTAAAAACTTCTCAATATATATCCTCGCCAACAACACAAAGAAGAACACTCATTGCTGAGGTGCTGCGTGGTCCAACACCAACGTTTGAAGTTAGAAGGATTGTCACACCAACCTCAGAATTAAAGAGAGATAAAACACCAACTAGAGAAATCAAAAGGGTCTCAACACCTACATCTGAAACTAAAAGGGGTGTGACACCTACTTCAGAGATTAAAAGGGGGACCACACCTACATCTGAAATTAAAAGGGGTTTAACACCTACATCTGAAATTAAAAGAGTTTTAACACCTACAACTGAAATTAAATACGATGAAATGCCTAAAACTGAAATTAAAATGGGTGTGACACCTACTTCAGAGATTAAAAGGGGAACGACACCTATATCAGAAATTAAAAGTGGTATAACACCTACATCAGAAATTAAAAGTGGTATAACACCTACATCTGAAATTAAAAGTGGCGTTACACCTACATTGGAAGTTACATCTGAAATGATAAGTGACACAACctcaatttataaaataaagactGTGACTACTTCAGCTTTAGAGGTTAAGAGAGGTACTACCCCGACATCTGAGATAAGTGATGCAACAGTTACTACTGAGCAAAGAAGGGGTAGAACCCTGACAAGAACAAGAACACCAACATTTGATCACTCACCATCAAAAACTTCAACAGGGCGGCCAAAGACACCATCATATCATGTTTCACCTGCTAGGACACCTGTTTTAGAAATTTCAAGACCCAACCCACTTTTATTTGCTGTCTCTCCTGTGTATATGGAGGGCAGAAGATCCAAAACACCTACTTCAAGTTTAGTTGGGCCTAGTGAGGAAATTCCTCAAGAGActgagaaaataaagaaaacttaTCTTACAGAATCCATACAAAATGGTGAGGTCCATATTAAAACATTAGAAGCTAGACAAACTTCAGAAAAGCCCAAAGAAGCTGAGATTTTAAAGCCAAAACTCACAGTGCAAAGTATTTCGAAGGCTACAGAAAACACTAAAGCCCAAAGCCCAAAGGCCAGTGTACATGAAGCTCCTAAACCTCTAACTCCTACAGTTGAACATCGCAGTCCCAAAATACCAGACTCTGAATTCTCAGAACCTGCTAAACCCTTACTGGGGAATCAACGACCAACAGTGCCTCCAGTTGCTGGTCAAAGACCAAGAACACCAACATCAAAATCAAAATACTATGGTTTAACCCCATCTGAATATGTTGCTTTTGGGGGAATACAGAGTTATACTCCTGCATTTGGTATCTCCAGAGCTATATCACCAACCACTGTAGAATATAAATCTCCAGAGCAGTCAACAGATATACCTGTTTTGAAAGAGAAGCCAGAGAGTCCCAAAACACCTGTGGATAAAGTGTCACTATCCATGACTCCTGCTATTGATAAAAATGGAACTTCTTCTGCCCCAGCTCCTGAAATGTTAGCGGCCATAATGCCAACAGTAGCAGCAGAGGTAAAACTGGAGCACGTTATAGCTACATCAGAGAAaatggaaacaaaagaaaaagccaCTGGAGTTTCAGGAGTTAAAATTCCAACTATTGTTGTGTCTAAGGTTGACACACCACCTTCAGACGCTCTTGTGACAGTGACCACTCTTCCTGTTACACAAAGAGTTAGGACTCCGACACATGAAACAATTAAACCAAAGACAGTGCAATCTGGATCTTTAAAGAAGACAACTAAACCAGACACTCAGCCAACATCACCTTCTTTAAAAGTTGTAAAATCTGTAACACCTGACCAAAATGCAGATGAAAGCACAAAGCCAACAAAAATAGGCAAAAtgacacagaaaaaaacagagccTCGTATATCTTTGCTGGAAAagattaaagaacaaaaatcttTATCTACAAAAGATATCCCTTCAACAAAGGCTCATGAAATACCTGTGTCTGAAAAACCAGAAGGTAAGCCTCTGGTCAAGCCAAAGGATGACCAGAAGAATCTTAAACCTGGTGAAGATGATTTATCATCACCAAAAGAGAGCATATCTAAAGATGCAAAGCCTGCAGTCAAGAATGAGGTGGAAACTGCAGAGCCTCTTCTAAAGGCCTTTCAGAAACCAAAAGGCATGAAGTCAAGACTCAGTGGCTGGTCTCGTCTCAAGAAACACATGGTGGTGGAGATAGAAGAACCCAAGTTTCCTGTTACTGAGCCAGAACTGAAGAAAGATGCCCTTGATGGAACTGCTCAGGAAGCTAGTGAGCAGGAAAACCAATGCAAAGAAACAGATAAGACTAGTGAAGCAGAGAGTAAAGATGCCCCAAGGGCTACAAAAATGTGGGATGCAATCCTCTTCCAAATGTTCGCAACCAAAGAGAGTATCATGCAACAGATTGAAGCCAGCAAAACTGAGGAGCAAAAGAAAGCAGAGGCTAAATCAGATAGCCCGAAAGAAATTCCTGCATTTGCACATCGCCTTCCAGTTCTCCTTTACAGTCCTCGGTTTGATGCCAGGAAACTGAAAGAGGCAGCTGCACGACCAATGACAAAGATTGCAACAGTGTTTGAAATGGGTCTAATAGGCcgcaaaaataaagaagaagaaccAAAAGACTTTAACAGAATAGCCAGAggattctttaataaataa